One genomic segment of Plasmodium cynomolgi strain B DNA, chromosome 14, whole genome shotgun sequence includes these proteins:
- a CDS encoding hypothetical protein (putative), translated as MGKESESTPFKKNFNSSKKTNGTNSASPTSSDRENSEIGFQNSSSDLLKQAGSRRKNNHTFYSYSRMFITVLNYIFCILGIICAWGAIDSLVQVISGKQVYLSLACYSVILLFAVVFLMLYIYFLDRDYRPCDFF; from the exons ATGGGGAAGGAAAGCGAGTCAACGCCTTTCAAGAAGAATTTCAACTCGTCCAAGAAAACGAATGGCACCAACTCGGCCAGTCCCACAAGTTCAGATAGAGAAAATTCGGAGATTGGCTTCCAAAATAGCAGTAGCGATTTGTTGAAGCAAGCGGGAAGTAGAAGGAAGAACAATCACACGTTTTATTCCTACTCTCGGATGTTTATAACAGTTTTGA aCTACATATTTTGCATCCTAGGTATTATATGCGCGTGGGGAGCCATA GACTCGCTCGTTCAGGTAATTTCCGGAAAGCAAGTGTACCTGTCGCTGGCGTGCTACTCTGTCATTCTGTTATTTGCCGTGGTGTTCctaatgttatatatttacttCCTGGATAGGGATTATCGAccatgtgattttttttaa
- a CDS encoding hypothetical protein (putative), translating into MTGMTFLCLLWFATLGSTTSQNEFPTVRWGQSSKKLTLIISIPSVEGEKVEFTESYVNTFNEDLHNIPPKEPCWKRLTKNKTVNFLVKDKRLSDPTDCEEAKEVWLGEYM; encoded by the exons atgactGGGATGACGTTCCTTTGCCTTCTATGGTTTGCCACACTTGGTTCTACAACATCACA AAATGAATTTCCAACCGTTAGATGGGGACAGAGCTCAAAGAAGTTGACGCTCATCATTTCCATCCCGTCCgtcgaaggggaaaaggtgGAATTTACGGAAAG TTATGTAAACACCTTCAATGAGGACCTTCACAACATCCCCCCGAAGGAACCGTGTTGGAAGCGCTTGACGAAGAACAAAACAGTGAATTTTTTGGTAAAAGACAAAAGGCTTAGCGATCCAACTGA CTGTGAAGAGGCCAAGGAAGTCTGGCTGGGGGAATACATGTAA